In Lysobacter luteus, a single window of DNA contains:
- a CDS encoding TIGR03885 family FMN-dependent LLM class oxidoreductase: protein MPRIGYHASHEQFPPDALLDLVIRAKQAGFGAAMCSDHFHPWTRAQGHSGHAWTWLGSAMQATGLETGVVNCPTGRYHPAVIAQAAATLACMHPGRFWLAVGSGEALNETITGEPWPDKDERNRRLHEAVGIIRALWSGETVTRHGALPVEHARLYSLPASPPPLFAAALTPETARWAGAWADGLITVSTERSRMQAVVDAFREGGGAGKPLHLQVKLSFATSDGEAMAGAMEQWRANVLEGDQNQELRTPAEFEAAARDVDEAAMRAAVRISADPVRHRAWLEEDLAMGFDGLYLHNVNRQQERFVDVFGDKVLPGLG from the coding sequence ATGCCCCGCATCGGTTACCACGCCTCGCATGAGCAGTTCCCACCCGACGCCCTGCTCGACCTCGTCATCCGCGCAAAGCAGGCCGGTTTTGGCGCGGCGATGTGCTCCGACCATTTCCACCCGTGGACCCGCGCCCAGGGCCACAGCGGCCATGCGTGGACGTGGCTGGGCAGCGCGATGCAGGCGACCGGGCTGGAGACCGGCGTGGTCAACTGCCCGACCGGCCGCTATCACCCTGCGGTGATCGCTCAGGCCGCGGCCACGCTGGCGTGCATGCACCCGGGACGGTTCTGGCTGGCCGTCGGCAGTGGCGAAGCGCTCAACGAGACGATCACCGGCGAGCCCTGGCCGGACAAGGACGAGCGCAACCGGCGGCTGCACGAGGCGGTCGGAATCATCCGCGCGCTCTGGTCGGGCGAGACGGTCACCCGGCACGGTGCGCTGCCGGTCGAACACGCGCGGCTCTACAGCCTGCCTGCCTCTCCTCCGCCGCTGTTCGCCGCCGCGCTGACGCCGGAGACCGCGCGTTGGGCCGGCGCCTGGGCCGACGGCCTGATCACGGTATCGACGGAGCGGTCACGCATGCAGGCGGTGGTCGATGCATTCCGCGAAGGCGGTGGCGCAGGCAAGCCGCTGCACCTGCAGGTGAAACTCTCGTTCGCCACCTCCGACGGGGAGGCGATGGCCGGCGCGATGGAGCAGTGGCGCGCCAACGTGCTCGAAGGCGACCAGAACCAGGAGCTGCGCACGCCGGCCGAGTTCGAGGCCGCCGCCCGTGATGTGGACGAGGCGGCGATGCGTGCGGCGGTGCGCATCTCCGCCGACCCCGTGCGGCATCGCGCCTGGCTGGAGGAGGACCTCGCCATGGGGTTCGACGGGCTCTACCTGCACAACGTCAACCGCCAGCAGGAGCGCTTCGTCGACGTGTTCGGCGACAAGGTGCTGCCCGGACTGGGGTAA
- a CDS encoding alpha-amylase family protein, producing MHEDWHRNAVIYQIDPSLFRDSNGDGRGDLRGVADRLDHLRALGANCIWLLPFYKSPFRDAGYDVSDHLSVDPRFGDIADFIHLMERAEELQLRVLIELVVQHTSVDHPWFQHARSHRDSPYRDWFLWSDEPVEVEGVEPIFPGIEDSIWTWDEQAGQYYRHVFYSHQPDLNVANPAVRAEIARIMAYWLRLGIAGFRVDAVPHMVEVARAADPRKDGLWILDDMRDVIARRNPDAVLMGETDVPVSKYDEYFGNGQRLNLLLDFWVNNHLFLALARGEGEPLARALTERKPPPPHSRFGVWLRNHDELDLEQLSPQEREEVMAAFAPDEDMRIYGRGIRRRLAPMLGGDDARIAMAHALMLSLPGVPILRYGEEIGMGDDLSLPERRSVRTPMQWSDTRNGGFSSADAGELVAPPISEGAFGYPARNVEAEMPQPDSLLGRTIAMVGCRLGIREMGCPYRLARFECRPVFGVRYDDEEGGSVVVALINLGGEPVEFALREDDLLELVDVLRDRDYPTPEGKPPRIALGPYGYRWMRRKQRE from the coding sequence ATGCACGAGGACTGGCACCGCAACGCCGTCATCTACCAGATCGACCCGTCGCTCTTCCGCGATTCCAACGGCGACGGGCGCGGCGACCTGCGGGGCGTCGCCGATCGGCTCGACCACCTGCGCGCGCTGGGTGCGAACTGCATCTGGCTGCTGCCCTTCTACAAGTCGCCGTTCCGCGACGCGGGCTACGACGTCAGCGACCACCTGTCGGTCGATCCGCGGTTCGGTGACATCGCCGATTTCATCCACCTGATGGAGCGCGCCGAAGAGCTGCAGTTGCGCGTGCTCATCGAACTGGTGGTCCAGCACACCTCGGTCGACCACCCGTGGTTCCAGCACGCGCGCAGCCACCGCGATTCGCCATACCGCGACTGGTTCCTGTGGTCGGACGAACCGGTCGAAGTGGAGGGGGTGGAGCCGATCTTCCCCGGCATCGAGGACAGCATCTGGACCTGGGACGAGCAGGCCGGGCAGTACTACCGCCACGTGTTCTATTCGCACCAGCCCGACCTCAACGTCGCCAACCCGGCGGTGCGCGCCGAGATCGCGCGGATCATGGCGTACTGGCTGCGGTTGGGGATCGCCGGGTTCCGGGTCGACGCCGTGCCGCACATGGTTGAGGTGGCGCGCGCCGCCGACCCGCGCAAGGACGGGCTGTGGATCCTCGACGACATGCGCGACGTGATCGCGCGCCGCAACCCCGACGCGGTGCTGATGGGCGAGACCGACGTGCCGGTGTCGAAGTACGACGAGTATTTCGGCAACGGCCAGCGGCTCAACCTGCTGCTGGACTTCTGGGTCAACAACCATCTGTTCCTGGCGCTGGCGCGGGGGGAGGGCGAGCCGCTGGCCCGCGCGTTGACCGAGCGCAAGCCGCCGCCGCCGCACAGCCGCTTCGGCGTGTGGTTGCGCAACCACGACGAGCTCGACCTGGAGCAGTTGTCGCCGCAGGAGCGCGAGGAGGTCATGGCCGCGTTTGCGCCAGACGAGGACATGCGCATCTACGGCCGCGGCATCCGTCGCCGGCTGGCGCCGATGCTCGGCGGCGACGATGCGCGGATCGCCATGGCGCATGCGCTGATGCTGTCGCTGCCGGGCGTGCCGATCCTGCGCTACGGCGAGGAGATCGGGATGGGTGATGACCTGTCACTGCCCGAACGCCGCTCGGTGCGCACCCCGATGCAGTGGAGCGACACCCGCAACGGTGGGTTCTCCAGCGCGGACGCCGGCGAATTGGTCGCCCCGCCGATCAGTGAAGGCGCATTCGGCTACCCGGCGCGCAACGTCGAGGCGGAAATGCCGCAACCGGACTCCCTGCTGGGGCGCACGATCGCGATGGTCGGCTGCCGGCTGGGCATCCGCGAGATGGGGTGCCCGTACCGGCTGGCGCGGTTCGAATGCCGGCCGGTGTTCGGTGTGCGCTACGACGACGAGGAGGGCGGCTCGGTGGTGGTCGCCCTGATCAACCTGGGTGGCGAGCCGGTGGAGTTCGCCCTGCGCGAGGACGACCTGCTGGAGCTGGTCGACGTGCTGCGCGACCGCGACTACCCGACGCCGGAAGGCAAACCGCCACGGATCGCGCTCGGCCCGTACGGCTACCGCTGGATGCGCCGCAAGCAACGCGAGTAG
- a CDS encoding DJ-1/PfpI family protein produces the protein MAVAPGVDAGQVEALLTGMRRRGAHVELVAPTLGAIETPRGSTLMPDRTFNACSPLDYDAVVVPDGDLHLLRDDGAAIAFAARAYLHGVPIGLVGAGAELLQGIAASPQDGGRDGRGGIVRDTRACAGFVEALACGIAATSPITDPPVDHRIAS, from the coding sequence ATGGCCGTCGCACCTGGCGTCGATGCCGGCCAGGTCGAGGCGTTGCTGACGGGCATGCGCCGCCGCGGTGCCCACGTCGAACTGGTCGCGCCGACCCTCGGCGCGATCGAGACCCCGCGCGGTTCGACCCTGATGCCGGACCGCACCTTCAACGCGTGCTCGCCGCTGGATTACGACGCCGTGGTGGTGCCCGACGGCGACCTCCATCTATTGCGCGACGACGGTGCGGCGATTGCGTTCGCCGCCCGCGCCTACCTGCACGGCGTGCCGATCGGCCTGGTTGGCGCCGGCGCCGAGCTGTTGCAGGGGATTGCCGCGTCGCCGCAGGACGGCGGGCGCGATGGCCGCGGCGGTATCGTCCGTGACACCCGCGCCTGCGCGGGCTTCGTCGAAGCCCTGGCATGCGGAATCGCGGCCACCTCGCCGATCACCGACCCGCCGGTCGACCACCGCATCGCCAGCTGA
- a CDS encoding multidrug effflux MFS transporter, whose product MAAANLPPASTISLRRLALLLAGLAMFGPFSIDTIFPAFPQLGGQLGADKLALQQTISVYLIAYAVTSVVHGPLSDAFGRRRVIIAGLAVFTLASVGCALSTDLTTLLVFRALQGLSAGVGLIVGRAVIRDVLDGDDAQRLMSQVSMIFGIAPAIAPIIGGWILGWSRWPAIFWFLVGFSVLLLLATWRLLPETHPPEARLELRPRRLVRDYVSILLNTRFQRLAAAAAFNFGALFLYIASAPAFVLDLLRMDERQFGWFFVPTIGGMVLGAWVSGRAAGRISGARLVGIGFAVSAVAAVFNVAYNLSTDVLQLPWAVVPMTLNAFGIALVFPILTLAVLDMYPRQRGSASSLQAFTALVSNALIAGVVSPWLSGNGLWLAVAAGLFTAAGWAFWRWEAVVSANGNGRGRSATPRVPDSL is encoded by the coding sequence ATGGCCGCCGCCAACCTTCCTCCCGCCTCGACCATCTCTTTGCGCCGGCTGGCCCTGCTGCTGGCGGGGCTGGCGATGTTCGGCCCGTTCTCGATCGACACGATCTTCCCGGCGTTCCCCCAGCTGGGTGGGCAGCTGGGCGCCGACAAGCTGGCGCTGCAGCAGACCATCAGCGTGTACCTGATCGCCTACGCAGTGACGAGCGTGGTGCATGGGCCACTGTCGGACGCGTTCGGGCGGCGCCGCGTCATCATCGCCGGGCTGGCCGTGTTCACCCTGGCGTCGGTGGGCTGCGCGCTGTCGACCGATCTCACCACGCTGCTGGTGTTCCGCGCGCTGCAGGGACTGTCGGCCGGCGTCGGCCTGATCGTCGGACGCGCGGTCATCCGCGACGTACTCGATGGCGACGACGCGCAGCGGCTGATGAGCCAGGTGTCGATGATCTTCGGCATCGCACCGGCCATCGCGCCGATCATCGGCGGCTGGATCCTGGGGTGGAGCCGCTGGCCGGCGATCTTCTGGTTCCTGGTGGGTTTTTCGGTGCTGCTGCTGCTGGCGACCTGGCGGCTGCTGCCCGAGACGCACCCGCCGGAGGCGCGGCTTGAACTGCGCCCGCGGCGACTGGTGCGCGACTACGTCTCGATCCTGCTCAACACCCGGTTCCAGCGGCTGGCCGCGGCGGCGGCGTTCAACTTCGGCGCGCTGTTCCTGTACATCGCCTCGGCGCCCGCGTTCGTGCTCGACCTGCTGCGGATGGACGAGAGACAGTTCGGCTGGTTCTTCGTCCCGACCATCGGCGGCATGGTGCTCGGCGCCTGGGTCTCCGGACGCGCGGCGGGCCGGATCAGCGGCGCGCGGCTGGTCGGCATCGGCTTTGCGGTGTCGGCGGTGGCGGCGGTGTTCAACGTCGCCTACAACCTGTCGACCGACGTGCTGCAACTGCCCTGGGCGGTCGTGCCGATGACGCTCAATGCGTTCGGCATCGCGCTGGTGTTCCCGATACTGACCCTCGCGGTGCTGGACATGTACCCACGCCAGCGCGGCTCGGCGTCGTCGTTGCAGGCGTTCACCGCGCTGGTCAGCAATGCGTTGATCGCCGGTGTGGTGTCGCCGTGGCTCAGTGGCAACGGCCTGTGGCTGGCCGTGGCGGCCGGCCTGTTCACGGCGGCGGGCTGGGCCTTCTGGCGGTGGGAAGCGGTGGTGTCGGCCAACGGCAATGGACGTGGCCGCAGCGCGACGCCGCGGGTGCCTGATTCGCTCTAG
- a CDS encoding ATPase domain-containing protein yields MSQPPQAAPSVSTGIKGLDHILGGGFTPNRLYLLEGEPGSGKTTMGLQFLLAGVQAGETVLYVTLSETRDELLETAASHGWSLDGIHIHELLPMGDQLDPESQYTMFHPSEVELGETTGRMLQEVERLQPTRVVFDSLAEIRLMAGTMLRFRRQVLALKQYFAGRHTTVLLLDDANGVEQGAPVHTIVHGAVMLSQMRPDYGGDRRRLRIGKLRGRPFIGGYHDYEIRTGGVELFPRLVASHIQRAGKVEQITSNLAELDALLGGGLDRGTSVLLMGAAGVGKSSLATHFVMAAAERGERSALFLFDESVRTLMTRSHGMGFPLQQQVDEGRVSVESVDPGEISPGEFIQRIRNEVENHGARLVMIDSLSGYFNAMSGEKFVLIQLHELLAYLAKMGVVTLLINAQKGLIGRMSSDIDVSYLADTVILLRYFEAEGQVRQALSVLKKRTGAHERTIRELTLTAKGVRVGEPLRDFAGVLTGVPHPVGAGRPGNRRTGQERP; encoded by the coding sequence ATGAGCCAACCCCCGCAAGCCGCCCCTTCCGTCAGCACGGGTATCAAGGGCCTCGACCACATCCTCGGCGGCGGGTTCACCCCCAACCGCCTGTACCTGCTCGAGGGCGAACCGGGCTCGGGCAAGACCACGATGGGCCTGCAGTTCCTGCTGGCCGGCGTGCAGGCGGGCGAGACCGTCCTCTACGTCACGCTGTCGGAGACCCGCGACGAGCTGCTCGAGACGGCCGCCTCGCACGGCTGGTCGCTGGACGGGATCCACATCCACGAGCTGCTGCCGATGGGCGACCAGCTCGACCCGGAATCGCAGTACACGATGTTCCACCCCTCCGAGGTGGAGTTGGGCGAAACCACCGGCCGCATGCTGCAGGAAGTAGAGCGCCTGCAGCCCACCCGCGTGGTGTTCGATTCGCTGGCCGAGATCCGCCTGATGGCCGGCACCATGCTGCGCTTCCGTCGCCAGGTGCTGGCGCTCAAGCAGTACTTTGCCGGGCGCCATACCACCGTGCTGTTGCTGGACGATGCCAACGGGGTCGAGCAGGGCGCACCGGTCCACACCATCGTCCATGGCGCGGTGATGCTGAGCCAGATGCGCCCCGACTACGGTGGCGACCGGCGCCGGCTGCGCATCGGCAAGCTGCGTGGCCGCCCCTTCATTGGCGGCTACCACGACTACGAGATCCGGACCGGTGGGGTGGAACTGTTCCCGCGGCTGGTCGCCTCGCACATCCAGCGCGCCGGCAAGGTCGAGCAGATCACCTCCAACCTGGCCGAGCTCGATGCGCTGCTGGGTGGCGGGCTGGACCGCGGCACCAGCGTGTTGCTGATGGGCGCGGCTGGCGTTGGCAAGTCCTCGCTCGCCACCCATTTCGTCATGGCCGCGGCCGAGCGCGGCGAGCGCTCCGCGCTGTTCCTGTTCGACGAGAGCGTGCGCACCCTGATGACCCGTTCACACGGTATGGGGTTCCCCCTGCAGCAGCAGGTCGACGAGGGACGGGTATCGGTCGAGTCGGTCGACCCCGGCGAGATCTCCCCCGGCGAGTTCATCCAGCGCATCCGCAACGAGGTAGAGAATCACGGCGCGCGGCTGGTGATGATCGACAGCCTCAGTGGTTACTTCAATGCCATGTCCGGCGAGAAGTTCGTGCTCATCCAGCTGCACGAGCTGCTCGCCTACCTGGCGAAGATGGGCGTGGTGACGTTGCTGATCAACGCCCAGAAGGGCCTGATCGGCCGGATGAGCAGCGATATCGATGTCAGCTACCTCGCCGACACCGTCATCCTGCTGCGTTACTTCGAGGCCGAGGGCCAGGTGCGCCAGGCGTTGTCGGTTCTCAAGAAACGCACCGGCGCGCACGAGCGCACCATCCGCGAGCTCACCTTGACCGCCAAGGGTGTGCGCGTCGGCGAGCCGCTGCGCGACTTCGCCGGGGTCCTCACCGGGGTGCCCCACCCGGTGGGAGCCGGCCGGCCCGGTAACAGACGAACCGGCCAGGAGCGGCCGTGA
- a CDS encoding ATP-binding protein: MSTTGSEGTEQRVLLLLATARDNALTRDLLHRHNIQSHTCASAPALIAELSRGCAAVLVCEETMTPPGALGQLAQAVENQPNWSDLPVLMFTGGAPDSTVVGDAVAMLHNVTLLERPLRAAALLSAVRSALRARGRQYEIRGHLAVTERARAAEVEAMQRKDEFLAMLAHELRNPLAPINNALHLLAMDDSDPARRTQLREMMSRQVHHMVRLVDDLLEASRLSRGMITLHTGTIDLCEALAAAAELARPQIEAGRCRLVLDLPDHPLPVEADAVRIAQVFGNLLNNAAKYGCNGGHVEVAARARGDAVIVTVSDDGQGITEDVLPRVFELFTQGEQGYDGAREGLGIGLALVRSLVELHGGTVDAHSDGPGTGARFTVTLPLARDQPVQAVPPTRRTGASADARGDLRVLVVDDNLDAAASLGLLVESLGLRPRIAHDGRQALVEARAFHPQLVLLDIGMPGMDGYEVARRLLADSDGTPPVLAAVTGWNQPRDLRRALEAGFSHHFAKPADVEAIADLIQSLRPAPGHVAGQGQPADPRPALAQR, from the coding sequence GTGAGCACCACTGGCAGCGAGGGGACCGAGCAGCGCGTTCTGCTGCTGCTGGCCACTGCGCGCGACAACGCACTGACCCGGGACCTGCTCCACCGCCACAACATCCAGTCACACACCTGCGCGTCGGCGCCGGCCTTGATCGCCGAGCTGTCGCGCGGCTGCGCGGCGGTGCTGGTGTGCGAGGAGACCATGACCCCGCCGGGCGCGCTCGGCCAGCTGGCCCAGGCGGTGGAGAACCAGCCCAACTGGTCCGACCTGCCGGTACTGATGTTCACCGGCGGCGCGCCCGATTCCACCGTGGTGGGCGACGCGGTGGCCATGCTGCACAACGTCACCCTGCTGGAGCGCCCGCTGCGTGCGGCCGCCCTGTTGAGCGCGGTGCGCAGCGCCCTGCGGGCACGTGGACGCCAGTACGAGATCCGTGGCCACCTGGCAGTGACCGAACGCGCCCGCGCGGCGGAGGTCGAGGCCATGCAGCGCAAGGACGAGTTCCTGGCGATGCTGGCCCATGAACTGCGCAACCCGCTGGCACCGATCAACAACGCCCTGCACCTGCTGGCGATGGACGACTCCGACCCGGCCCGGCGCACCCAGTTGCGGGAGATGATGTCGCGCCAGGTACACCATATGGTGCGGCTGGTGGACGACCTGCTGGAGGCCTCCCGACTGTCGCGCGGGATGATCACCCTGCACACCGGGACAATCGACCTGTGTGAGGCGCTCGCGGCGGCGGCGGAGCTGGCCCGCCCGCAGATCGAGGCCGGCCGCTGCCGGCTGGTACTGGACCTGCCGGACCACCCGTTGCCCGTCGAGGCCGATGCGGTGCGCATTGCCCAGGTCTTCGGCAACCTGCTCAACAACGCCGCCAAGTACGGATGCAACGGGGGCCACGTCGAGGTGGCGGCACGCGCGCGGGGCGACGCGGTCATCGTCACCGTGAGCGACGACGGCCAGGGCATCACCGAGGACGTCCTGCCGCGGGTGTTCGAGCTGTTCACCCAGGGCGAACAGGGCTACGACGGCGCGCGCGAGGGACTCGGGATCGGCCTGGCTCTGGTCCGCAGCCTGGTGGAATTGCACGGCGGCACCGTGGACGCCCACAGCGACGGTCCGGGCACCGGTGCCCGGTTCACCGTCACCCTGCCACTGGCACGCGACCAGCCGGTGCAGGCCGTGCCGCCCACCCGGCGCACCGGCGCCTCCGCGGACGCGCGCGGCGACCTGCGGGTGCTGGTGGTGGACGACAACCTGGACGCCGCCGCCTCGCTGGGGCTGCTGGTCGAGTCGCTCGGGCTGCGCCCCCGCATCGCCCACGATGGCCGGCAGGCACTGGTCGAGGCCCGCGCGTTCCATCCACAACTGGTGTTGCTGGACATCGGGATGCCTGGCATGGACGGCTACGAAGTGGCCCGTCGGCTGTTGGCCGACAGCGATGGCACGCCGCCGGTACTGGCGGCCGTGACTGGATGGAACCAGCCGCGGGACCTCCGGCGCGCGCTCGAAGCCGGCTTCAGCCACCACTTCGCCAAGCCGGCCGACGTGGAGGCGATCGCCGACCTGATCCAGTCGCTGCGCCCCGCCCCGGGGCACGTCGCCGGGCAGGGGCAACCGGCCGATCCGCGGCCGGCCCTGGCGCAGCGATAG
- a CDS encoding DUF1989 domain-containing protein — protein sequence MSGQVMRIPPCSAKAVELAPGDELVVIDPEGEQVSDLVAFNREDMAEYLSSGRSIDYASRLFLTTGDVLYSNRSRPMFTLLEDTCGRHDFTLTPCSKEMFEKLYGEEQGRPGCEGNLAMALAPWGITRDRVPIAFNIFMHVAVDGDSGEIRVLPPLSKPGAHLRLRAEMPLVVAMTSCSAGQSNNFRYKPIDYRVERAGDGV from the coding sequence ATGAGCGGGCAGGTGATGCGCATCCCGCCGTGCTCGGCCAAGGCGGTGGAGCTGGCGCCGGGCGACGAGCTGGTGGTGATCGACCCGGAAGGTGAGCAGGTCAGCGACCTGGTGGCCTTCAACCGCGAGGACATGGCCGAGTACCTGTCGTCGGGGCGGTCCATCGACTACGCGTCGCGGTTGTTCCTGACCACCGGCGACGTGCTGTATTCCAACCGCAGCCGGCCGATGTTCACCCTGCTGGAGGACACCTGCGGCCGGCACGACTTCACCCTGACGCCGTGCTCGAAGGAGATGTTCGAGAAGCTCTACGGCGAGGAGCAGGGCCGCCCGGGCTGCGAGGGCAACCTGGCGATGGCGCTGGCGCCGTGGGGCATCACCCGCGACCGGGTGCCGATCGCGTTCAACATCTTCATGCACGTGGCGGTGGACGGCGACAGCGGTGAGATCCGCGTGCTGCCGCCGCTGAGCAAGCCCGGCGCGCACCTGCGCCTGCGGGCGGAAATGCCGCTGGTGGTGGCGATGACGTCCTGCTCGGCCGGGCAGTCCAACAACTTCCGATACAAGCCGATCGACTACCGGGTGGAGCGCGCCGGCGACGGGGTCTAG
- the gntA gene encoding guanitoxin biosynthesis heme-dependent pre-guanitoxin N-hydroxylase GntA — protein MPHAYDFDTAFAPRPAARKAPSPSGTLDSRFRDFIASDDFPCVGSKLALARGGLHTREFAPLGDVSNDGPLLDALAGFVAMLDERDADDRSVDSLVALFRGPRSMDEAAFERQLWNQLQRLHELDLARGNTWAADVERDPDSPRFSMSLAGHPFFVIGLHPGASRIARRFEAPVLVFNSHRQFNRLREDGRFAKMQQATRARDVALQGSINPNLSDYGQASEARQYSGRAVDAGWRCPFRATGPEGAA, from the coding sequence ATGCCGCACGCGTACGATTTCGATACCGCCTTTGCCCCGCGTCCCGCCGCACGCAAGGCGCCCTCACCGTCCGGCACGCTCGACTCCCGCTTCCGTGACTTCATCGCTTCCGACGACTTCCCCTGCGTCGGCTCCAAGCTGGCGCTGGCGCGCGGTGGCCTGCACACGCGCGAGTTCGCCCCGCTGGGGGACGTATCCAACGACGGCCCGCTGCTGGATGCGCTGGCCGGCTTTGTCGCAATGCTGGACGAGCGCGACGCGGATGACCGTTCGGTCGACTCGCTGGTGGCGCTGTTCCGCGGCCCTCGCTCAATGGACGAAGCGGCGTTCGAGCGCCAGCTGTGGAACCAGTTGCAGCGCCTGCACGAGCTGGACCTGGCCCGTGGCAACACGTGGGCGGCCGACGTGGAGCGCGACCCGGACAGCCCGCGCTTCAGCATGAGCCTGGCGGGGCATCCGTTCTTCGTCATCGGGCTGCACCCGGGCGCGTCGCGCATCGCGCGGCGGTTCGAGGCGCCGGTGCTGGTGTTCAACTCGCACCGCCAGTTCAACCGGCTGCGCGAGGACGGCCGCTTTGCCAAGATGCAGCAGGCCACGCGTGCACGGGATGTTGCCTTGCAGGGATCCATCAACCCCAACCTGTCGGACTACGGCCAGGCCAGCGAGGCGCGCCAGTACAGCGGCCGCGCGGTCGACGCCGGCTGGCGTTGCCCGTTCCGCGCCACGGGCCCGGAGGGCGCCGCATGA
- a CDS encoding glutathione S-transferase family protein, whose protein sequence is MGLLVDGNWQDKWYDTDSTGGRFERSAAQFRNWVTADGSAGPDGRDGFKAEPGRYHLYVSYACPWAHRTLVMRAWKGLEEHIDVSVVHPLMLEHGWELRSDFDGATGDRLHGFDRLYKLYLKADPRYSGRVTVPTLWDTQRETIVSNESADIIRMFNRAFDGVGARPGNYCPDDLRDEIDAINATVYDNVNNGVYKAGFATTQDAYDDAVTALFDTLESLERRLGEHRYLIGNTLTEADLRLWTTLLRFDAVYTTHFKCDRKRIADYPNLTGLLRDIYQMPGVADTVHMDHIRHHYFRSHPTINPHGIVSIGPVFDLDAPHGRDGLGAREVRGAK, encoded by the coding sequence ATGGGCTTACTGGTAGACGGCAACTGGCAGGACAAGTGGTACGACACCGACAGCACCGGCGGGCGGTTCGAGCGCTCCGCCGCGCAGTTCCGCAACTGGGTGACCGCCGACGGCAGCGCGGGCCCCGACGGCCGCGACGGCTTCAAGGCCGAACCCGGCCGCTACCACCTGTATGTGTCCTACGCCTGCCCCTGGGCACACCGCACCCTGGTGATGCGCGCCTGGAAGGGGCTGGAGGAGCACATCGACGTTTCCGTGGTGCACCCGCTGATGCTGGAGCACGGCTGGGAGCTGCGCAGCGACTTCGACGGCGCCACCGGCGACCGCCTCCATGGGTTCGACAGGCTGTACAAGCTCTACCTCAAGGCCGACCCGCGCTACAGCGGCCGCGTCACCGTGCCCACCTTGTGGGACACCCAGCGCGAAACCATCGTCAGCAACGAGTCCGCCGACATCATCCGCATGTTCAACCGCGCCTTCGACGGCGTGGGCGCACGGCCGGGCAACTACTGCCCCGACGACTTGCGCGACGAGATCGACGCCATCAACGCCACCGTCTACGACAACGTCAACAACGGCGTGTACAAGGCCGGCTTCGCCACCACGCAGGACGCCTACGACGACGCCGTCACCGCCCTGTTCGACACCCTTGAATCCCTTGAGCGGCGGCTGGGCGAACACCGCTACCTGATCGGCAACACCCTCACCGAGGCCGACCTGCGCCTGTGGACCACCCTGCTCCGGTTCGATGCGGTGTACACCACCCACTTCAAGTGCGACCGCAAGCGCATCGCCGACTACCCCAACCTCACCGGCCTGTTGCGCGACATTTACCAGATGCCCGGCGTGGCCGACACGGTGCACATGGACCACATCCGCCACCATTACTTCCGCAGCCACCCGACCATCAACCCGCACGGGATCGTGTCGATCGGACCGGTGTTCGACCTGGATGCGCCGCACGGTCGGGACGGACTCGGCGCGCGGGAGGTCCGCGGCGCCAAGTGA
- a CDS encoding nucleotide pyrophosphohydrolase — protein sequence MSDALQALRKTLREFARERDWEQFHTPKNLATALSVEAAELLEHFQWLTDEQSRTLDDAKRTAVGEEIADVLLYLLQLADKLDIDPVQAAQRKVRLNAEKYPADRARGRIDKYTKL from the coding sequence ATGAGCGACGCCCTCCAGGCCCTTCGGAAGACCCTTCGGGAGTTCGCCCGCGAGCGCGACTGGGAGCAGTTCCACACGCCCAAGAACCTCGCGACCGCATTGTCGGTGGAAGCGGCCGAGCTGCTGGAGCACTTCCAGTGGCTGACGGACGAGCAGAGCCGCACGCTGGACGACGCCAAACGCACCGCCGTGGGCGAGGAAATCGCCGACGTGCTGCTGTACCTGCTGCAGCTGGCCGACAAGCTGGACATCGACCCCGTGCAGGCCGCCCAGCGCAAGGTGCGCCTCAACGCGGAGAAGTACCCGGCGGACCGCGCGCGCGGCCGCATCGACAAGTACACCAAGCTGTAG